The Nitrosomonas communis genome has a segment encoding these proteins:
- a CDS encoding efflux RND transporter periplasmic adaptor subunit → MKTRQQLLIALLIAIGGGLAAFAIVTSPPQTEQQEDIVTPLSVQVIKVKPQRLRMDVRSRGRVMAQTEIDLVTGVSGNIIKISPEFVSGGFFKKGDLLISIDPAEYDLRVAQAQARVMEAQYQLTREEAEAEQARDEWQHLGQGKPNSLNLRIPQLKEKKAKLAAEREELKNARLLRQRTDIRAPFNGRVRNKEVGMGQYLSSGAVLGRIYSSDLAEVRLPLSTHELAFIDFSDSPTRNESRQGAPVRFTANYQGQQQTWLGHIVRSEGVVEQDTGMVVLVAQIPDPFGLGAKKINSSGTESTKSFTTSLPVGLYVEATIEGRWFEDFVILPASALRNNNRVVIVDQKQQLRFRTVEVLSREREQVIIKTGLQEGEYVLVSGLHHPVEGIEVIPTEIVP, encoded by the coding sequence ATGAAAACACGCCAGCAATTACTCATCGCGCTACTGATTGCGATTGGGGGGGGACTGGCTGCCTTTGCCATTGTTACTTCACCGCCGCAAACCGAGCAGCAGGAGGATATTGTTACACCGCTATCCGTTCAGGTCATCAAAGTAAAGCCTCAGCGGCTGCGTATGGATGTCCGGTCGCGAGGGCGTGTCATGGCGCAAACAGAAATAGACCTGGTGACTGGTGTCTCAGGCAATATCATCAAAATATCACCTGAATTTGTCAGCGGTGGATTCTTCAAGAAAGGGGATTTGCTGATTTCAATCGATCCAGCAGAATATGATTTGCGGGTAGCGCAAGCACAAGCCAGGGTAATGGAAGCCCAGTATCAGCTGACACGAGAAGAAGCAGAAGCGGAACAGGCACGTGATGAATGGCAACATCTCGGACAGGGAAAGCCTAATTCGTTAAATCTGAGGATTCCGCAGCTTAAGGAAAAGAAAGCTAAGCTGGCAGCAGAGCGAGAAGAGCTGAAGAATGCCAGGTTATTACGTCAACGCACAGATATACGCGCTCCTTTTAATGGTCGGGTACGTAATAAGGAAGTAGGGATGGGTCAGTATCTGAGTAGCGGTGCGGTATTGGGAAGAATTTACAGCAGTGATCTGGCCGAAGTGCGCTTGCCATTAAGCACACATGAACTTGCTTTCATCGATTTCTCAGACTCCCCCACTCGTAATGAATCCAGGCAGGGTGCACCAGTAAGGTTCACAGCAAACTACCAGGGGCAGCAACAAACCTGGCTAGGCCATATTGTGCGAAGCGAAGGCGTGGTTGAGCAAGATACCGGCATGGTAGTGCTGGTTGCACAAATCCCGGATCCATTCGGTCTTGGCGCAAAAAAAATTAACTCGTCTGGCACAGAAAGCACGAAATCGTTTACTACTAGTTTACCGGTAGGCTTGTACGTAGAAGCCACCATTGAAGGGCGCTGGTTTGAAGATTTTGTTATTTTACCTGCCAGTGCATTACGCAATAATAATCGGGTAGTTATCGTTGATCAGAAACAGCAGTTACGTTTCCGCACAGTGGAAGTACTCAGTAGAGAACGAGAACAAGTGATCATTAAAACGGGATTACAGGAAGGAGAATATGTGCTTGTGTCCGGCCTGCATCATCCGGTTGAGGGAATAGAAGTCATCCCTACTGAGATTGTTCCATGA
- a CDS encoding efflux transporter outer membrane subunit — protein sequence MIRIFICIILFLILTGCNMLPQRHVEEVGAEIPDQWVEDKALGQPMPTKWVETFGDPQLSALVDNALADNYELKAAAARVDAAIAQARIDGSGRWPQLFLTAEHERAQIREAGFGSSRFDVFEVLFGMSWELDVWGRIRDFQQAAVLEADATAVDYYGVKLSLAARVAQSYFELVEANLQAKVVEQSVKDRTIIVSLVRGRFQRGLERGLDLRLALTDLANAEAQLKQTRNRIQMITRRLEILLGRYPGGNEIDAIALPQLPVDIPAGLPSELLERRPDVVAAFDRLQAADFRTASSKKLRLPRITLTAAGGTRSSDLTELIDPKAVAWNVFVGLMQPLFTGGRIQGEIFRNQARAEEALNFYKNTALNAFREVEQALAAEEWLRQQEASLRKAVEQTESSQRLAVYSYRNNLIGILTLLDSYRSTLNAQSAHLSVTRQLLSNRINLYLALGGDV from the coding sequence TTGCATCATCCTTTTTCTTATCCTGACAGGTTGTAACATGCTGCCGCAGCGACATGTTGAGGAAGTAGGCGCAGAGATACCAGATCAATGGGTTGAGGATAAAGCACTCGGCCAACCGATGCCGACTAAATGGGTAGAAACTTTTGGTGATCCTCAGCTAAGTGCTTTGGTTGACAATGCGCTGGCTGATAATTATGAACTGAAAGCGGCAGCAGCAAGGGTCGATGCAGCGATAGCCCAGGCACGAATTGATGGATCAGGCCGTTGGCCGCAGCTTTTTCTCACAGCTGAACATGAGCGAGCTCAAATTCGGGAAGCAGGGTTTGGATCATCAAGATTCGATGTATTTGAAGTTCTGTTCGGGATGAGTTGGGAATTGGATGTTTGGGGGAGAATACGTGATTTTCAGCAGGCTGCAGTTTTGGAAGCTGATGCAACCGCTGTCGATTATTATGGAGTAAAACTGTCCTTGGCAGCACGGGTAGCACAAAGCTATTTTGAGTTAGTTGAAGCAAATCTGCAGGCAAAGGTGGTCGAGCAATCGGTCAAAGATCGAACTATTATAGTGAGTTTAGTCCGGGGACGTTTCCAACGAGGTCTGGAGCGCGGTCTCGACTTACGCCTGGCCCTCACTGATTTGGCCAATGCAGAAGCGCAACTCAAGCAAACGCGTAATAGAATACAGATGATCACGCGCCGCCTGGAAATTTTACTGGGACGTTATCCGGGTGGAAATGAAATAGATGCTATAGCCTTGCCGCAATTGCCTGTTGATATCCCTGCTGGATTACCTTCCGAATTACTAGAACGGAGACCGGACGTAGTTGCAGCATTTGACCGTCTGCAGGCTGCAGATTTCCGAACAGCCAGCTCGAAAAAACTGCGTCTGCCGCGTATTACCCTGACTGCTGCCGGCGGGACGCGCAGCAGCGATCTGACTGAACTGATTGACCCTAAGGCAGTGGCTTGGAATGTATTTGTCGGACTCATGCAACCTCTGTTTACCGGAGGACGTATCCAAGGTGAAATTTTCCGGAATCAGGCACGCGCAGAGGAAGCACTGAATTTTTACAAAAATACCGCACTTAATGCTTTCCGCGAAGTTGAACAAGCGCTGGCAGCAGAAGAGTGGCTACGGCAACAAGAAGCGTCCCTTAGGAAAGCGGTTGAACAAACTGAATCCAGCCAGAGATTGGCTGTTTATTCTTATCGTAACAATCTGATCGGAATTCTCACCTTACTCGACAGTTACCGCAGCACACTCAATGCACAGAGCGCCCATTTGTCTGTCACTCGGCAGTTACTTAGCAATCGCATCAATCTTTATTTGGCTCTGGGTGGAGATGTGTAA
- a CDS encoding penicillin acylase family protein: protein MKIQSALRALWHILWAALLLSACQPVQPPTRIHSSPEILWDSWGVPHIVAHNDNDAFYAFGWAQMRSHADLLLKLYAVARGRGAEIFGEDYLPADRSVRILGIPGLAEKWYREQDVAFRANLDAFAAGINDFAQQYPQTISDTVRAVLPVTPQDVIAHTTRVMTVFIAGTSECGAVIPGFDFSDQPAASNGWALGSSYSASGNAMLLTNPHLDWRGLETFYESHFLLADVNLYGTALVGSPVLQIAFNDYLGWTHTVNTMDGCDLYQLKRAGAELDDGYLLDGITQSFTVTREIIQSREQDGSMTNEVLLIRRAKQGPVIEVDDQILAVRFALLETPLLAGMNRQWWEMGHARNLEEFQDVLQGQHLPLFNVVYADADKHIMLVYNGIIPVRTTGDAAFWRAPVPGNDSNLIWSRTHSYADLPKAIDPISGWVQNSNGAPWYMTMPFLDKSLYSPNIAADVTNNRELRGLKMLNAYQQMSYEELIAAKHSTHALVADQLLDDLITAARESNSQLLLQAADILGHWDRQYLAESRGAWLFGMWFEKWLERTIAKATVADPNYSFTPDQLVGSLFYTQPFDATQPLTTPYGLADIPLALLALQDAASELQATKGTLDVAWGEIARLRRGKTDLPGNGAGTALGVFREIVYEPDEDGKYKSFSGDTYIALVEFSQPVRAQVLTTYGNASQHPISEIGSQLPLAAKQQLRPAWRMLDEIEANLAMREILRRQ from the coding sequence ATGAAGATTCAATCCGCGCTGCGTGCATTGTGGCACATATTATGGGCAGCGCTATTGTTGAGTGCTTGCCAACCCGTTCAGCCTCCTACACGAATCCATAGCAGTCCGGAGATTTTGTGGGATAGCTGGGGTGTGCCGCATATCGTTGCACATAATGATAACGATGCCTTCTATGCATTTGGCTGGGCACAGATGCGAAGCCATGCAGATTTGCTACTTAAGCTCTACGCCGTCGCACGTGGTCGTGGTGCAGAAATTTTTGGTGAAGATTATTTGCCCGCGGACCGGTCTGTCCGGATATTGGGTATTCCAGGTCTAGCTGAAAAATGGTATAGGGAACAAGATGTTGCCTTTCGTGCCAATCTGGATGCATTTGCCGCCGGTATCAATGATTTTGCTCAACAGTATCCGCAGACTATTTCTGACACAGTCAGAGCGGTATTGCCAGTGACACCGCAGGATGTGATTGCACACACTACGCGTGTGATGACCGTTTTTATTGCCGGTACTTCCGAATGCGGTGCAGTAATACCTGGTTTCGATTTTTCTGATCAGCCAGCTGCCTCGAATGGCTGGGCACTGGGTTCTTCCTATTCAGCCAGCGGTAATGCCATGTTACTGACAAATCCGCATCTGGACTGGCGCGGGCTGGAGACATTCTATGAGTCACACTTCCTGCTGGCGGATGTGAATCTTTATGGCACAGCGCTGGTGGGCTCTCCGGTTCTACAGATTGCTTTTAACGATTACCTCGGCTGGACGCACACTGTCAACACCATGGATGGTTGCGATCTCTACCAACTAAAGCGGGCAGGGGCTGAGCTGGATGACGGATATTTGCTCGATGGGATAACACAGTCCTTCACTGTTACTCGCGAAATTATTCAAAGCCGCGAACAGGATGGTAGCATGACGAACGAGGTTTTACTCATCCGTCGGGCCAAGCAGGGGCCAGTAATCGAGGTGGATGACCAGATACTGGCGGTGCGCTTTGCGTTATTGGAAACACCATTACTGGCTGGCATGAACCGACAATGGTGGGAGATGGGGCATGCGCGTAACCTGGAAGAATTCCAGGATGTGCTGCAAGGTCAGCATCTACCCTTATTCAATGTGGTTTATGCAGATGCGGACAAACATATTATGCTTGTCTACAATGGTATTATTCCTGTGCGAACTACAGGCGATGCAGCATTCTGGCGAGCGCCTGTCCCCGGAAATGATTCTAATCTGATTTGGAGTAGGACGCATTCCTATGCGGATCTGCCCAAAGCGATTGATCCCATCAGTGGCTGGGTGCAAAATTCCAACGGCGCACCGTGGTATATGACGATGCCTTTCCTTGACAAAAGCCTTTACTCCCCTAACATCGCAGCTGATGTTACTAATAATCGTGAACTACGTGGATTGAAGATGCTGAATGCATACCAACAGATGAGTTACGAAGAATTGATCGCGGCCAAGCATTCAACACATGCACTGGTAGCTGATCAATTGCTCGATGACCTGATCACCGCTGCGCGCGAGAGCAATAGCCAATTGTTATTGCAGGCAGCCGATATATTGGGTCACTGGGATCGTCAGTATCTGGCGGAAAGTCGAGGAGCATGGCTTTTCGGCATGTGGTTTGAGAAATGGCTGGAAAGAACGATTGCTAAAGCCACTGTAGCTGATCCCAATTACAGTTTTACCCCGGATCAGCTTGTCGGCAGTCTTTTCTATACTCAACCTTTTGATGCAACTCAACCATTGACCACTCCTTATGGTTTGGCGGATATACCGCTGGCGCTACTGGCCTTGCAGGATGCTGCGAGTGAATTGCAGGCAACTAAAGGCACACTCGATGTGGCGTGGGGCGAGATTGCCCGTTTGCGCCGTGGCAAGACTGATTTGCCCGGTAACGGTGCCGGCACTGCATTAGGTGTCTTTCGTGAAATTGTTTATGAACCAGATGAAGATGGCAAATATAAATCATTCTCCGGAGATACTTATATCGCTCTGGTTGAATTCTCACAGCCTGTGCGCG
- a CDS encoding efflux RND transporter permease subunit translates to MKLIIWFARNPIAANLLMLIIVAGGLMGLTVSKRYTVPPAPQNQLKIEMGYPGAGPAEVEQALCIPIEEAIHDLEGVRHINTVANQAECEIIVEFDPSIETTRFQSAVQARMDRITSFPKEAEKLKIQEMKIGTTAVTIMVHGEVGMLALMRQRDRLQAMLSKHPDIGLLTPWPKPPYEISIEITESNLRRYALTFEEIAEAIRAASNNIPAGELKQSDSKLLLRSKNQAMSLADYAAIKLRSEPHGAHLLLGDIAQIREIVSEKDFLARIDGKPAAQLFVMSKDRIATTVEAVNEIIEAFRPDLPDGIGISTWDDWSKYYKHNMSMLWENAVSGFILVFLILMFTMRFYLALWVSSGILISLLGALWLMPMLGISLNTYSIAALILILGVLADDAIIVGENIYTHQQRGRPGLAGAISGTLEVAPLVVLMVLSTMIAFVPGLLLPGLSGYLMYNICLVVIVTLAFSMLEALLILPSHLAASFPSKTDRNIWSAAMSSVQDRVDRGLQWFIDDVYAPLLKGLVRLRYITLSVFAIILLITAALVFSGRIQSVMEAPVNDYYLFAILQLPPGTPFEEVDYQIMRLERIASEMRSELNTEFGIDESTKLKDSFQHIIAVSDDNTGFVDIEIAIDERIRSRMDSMKKQWQERFGELPSGATLSFQTFWPKDLGMPTTHSAKAIELKLVASDAALQSTVGEILKTKLSSYAGVHSVTSSMQTGKSELRLKLKPEAAFYGLTMQSLGEQVRHGFFGLEVQRFFLDRDEVRVMLRFPAEHRRSLDDLYRMPISLTNGNTVPFTTVAEAEYTAGFASITRQSRERIQLISADIFKGEAHVEAILADLRANVIPELEAQYPGLRIEPGQTRQKQEKAMSDLWSYGALALLGIYALLAIPLRSYAQPLIIMLAIPFGFIGSVAGHLLLKIPLSLESYVALFAVGGVAINDSLILIAKINEILQKNIPIYKAVILAGKSRFRAIFLTTVTTVMGLLPLMSEQSSDAEKLMPMVISLAFGQIFSAFVTLLLVPVSCVVLKKVSGQKKIHKQIRGLSS, encoded by the coding sequence ATGAAACTGATCATCTGGTTTGCCAGGAACCCTATTGCTGCCAATTTGCTCATGCTGATTATTGTCGCAGGCGGATTGATGGGGCTAACCGTGTCCAAGCGCTATACTGTTCCCCCTGCACCACAGAATCAACTGAAAATCGAGATGGGCTATCCTGGCGCAGGACCTGCAGAAGTGGAGCAAGCGCTATGCATTCCTATTGAGGAAGCTATCCATGATTTGGAAGGCGTTCGGCATATCAATACCGTTGCTAACCAGGCAGAATGCGAAATTATCGTTGAGTTTGATCCCTCGATTGAAACGACACGTTTCCAGTCTGCCGTGCAGGCTAGGATGGATCGCATTACGTCTTTTCCAAAAGAAGCTGAGAAGCTGAAAATTCAGGAAATGAAAATCGGCACAACTGCAGTAACTATAATGGTGCATGGTGAGGTTGGTATGCTAGCCCTAATGCGTCAACGCGATCGATTGCAAGCCATGCTAAGCAAACACCCGGATATCGGATTATTGACACCTTGGCCGAAACCTCCTTATGAAATATCGATTGAAATCACAGAATCTAATTTACGCCGCTATGCGCTGACTTTTGAGGAAATTGCCGAGGCTATTCGGGCTGCATCTAATAACATACCGGCAGGAGAGCTTAAGCAATCCGATAGCAAACTGCTATTGCGAAGTAAGAATCAGGCCATGTCTTTGGCTGATTATGCTGCGATCAAGCTACGATCTGAACCGCATGGTGCGCACTTGCTGCTTGGTGATATTGCGCAGATTCGCGAAATAGTGAGTGAAAAAGATTTTTTGGCAAGAATCGATGGCAAGCCGGCTGCGCAGCTCTTCGTAATGTCAAAAGACCGGATTGCGACAACTGTCGAAGCGGTCAATGAAATCATTGAAGCATTCCGCCCTGACTTGCCTGATGGCATTGGCATTTCAACGTGGGATGACTGGTCAAAATATTACAAACATAATATGTCCATGTTATGGGAAAACGCAGTATCAGGTTTTATTCTGGTTTTTCTGATATTGATGTTTACCATGCGGTTTTATCTGGCGTTATGGGTAAGCAGTGGTATTTTGATCTCATTGCTAGGAGCACTTTGGCTGATGCCGATGCTGGGAATTTCTTTAAATACTTATTCGATTGCCGCTCTGATTCTTATCCTGGGTGTCTTAGCGGATGATGCTATTATTGTAGGTGAGAATATTTACACGCATCAGCAGCGGGGACGTCCCGGTTTAGCGGGTGCAATCAGTGGCACACTCGAGGTGGCACCCCTAGTGGTGTTGATGGTGTTGTCCACGATGATTGCTTTTGTTCCCGGCCTTTTGTTGCCGGGGCTCAGCGGCTATCTGATGTACAACATATGTCTGGTGGTTATTGTAACTTTGGCATTTTCCATGTTGGAAGCACTTTTGATCTTGCCTTCGCACTTGGCAGCCAGCTTCCCTTCAAAAACAGATCGTAATATCTGGTCCGCTGCTATGAGTTCTGTGCAAGATCGAGTGGATAGAGGATTGCAATGGTTTATTGATGATGTCTATGCGCCACTACTGAAAGGACTGGTACGGCTTCGTTATATCACGCTATCCGTGTTTGCCATTATATTACTGATTACTGCTGCACTCGTTTTTTCCGGACGTATTCAAAGCGTGATGGAAGCACCTGTCAATGACTATTATTTGTTTGCCATTCTCCAACTTCCGCCGGGCACCCCATTTGAGGAAGTTGATTATCAAATAATGCGGCTGGAGCGCATTGCCAGTGAGATGCGCTCTGAGTTAAACACAGAGTTTGGAATCGACGAATCGACTAAATTAAAAGACAGTTTTCAGCATATTATTGCTGTCAGCGACGACAATACCGGATTTGTTGATATCGAAATAGCGATTGATGAGCGTATTCGTTCCCGGATGGATAGCATGAAGAAACAATGGCAGGAGCGATTCGGTGAGCTTCCTTCCGGTGCGACGCTGTCTTTCCAGACTTTCTGGCCCAAAGATCTTGGCATGCCAACGACGCATTCTGCAAAAGCGATTGAATTGAAATTGGTTGCCTCAGATGCTGCGCTACAAAGCACAGTCGGTGAAATTCTTAAAACCAAACTTTCTTCTTATGCTGGCGTGCACAGCGTAACAAGTTCTATGCAAACAGGTAAATCCGAGTTGCGCCTCAAGCTTAAACCAGAAGCAGCATTTTATGGATTAACAATGCAGAGTCTAGGTGAGCAAGTTCGCCATGGATTTTTTGGGCTGGAAGTACAGCGCTTTTTTCTGGATCGGGATGAAGTGAGGGTGATGCTACGCTTTCCTGCCGAGCATCGCCGTTCTCTGGATGATTTATACCGCATGCCAATCAGCTTGACCAATGGCAATACTGTTCCGTTCACCACAGTAGCAGAAGCTGAATATACTGCCGGTTTTGCGAGCATTACCCGGCAAAGCCGGGAACGAATTCAATTAATCAGTGCTGATATCTTTAAAGGAGAGGCCCACGTTGAAGCTATTCTTGCCGATTTGCGTGCAAATGTGATTCCCGAACTGGAAGCGCAATATCCCGGACTAAGAATTGAACCAGGTCAAACTCGGCAAAAACAAGAAAAAGCAATGTCGGATCTATGGAGTTATGGAGCGCTGGCATTACTGGGAATTTACGCGCTGTTGGCAATACCCCTGCGTTCTTATGCGCAACCGCTCATCATTATGCTAGCCATTCCTTTTGGTTTTATCGGCTCAGTAGCAGGTCATCTGTTATTGAAAATTCCTCTATCGTTGGAATCTTATGTCGCTTTATTTGCCGTAGGAGGGGTTGCCATCAACGATAGCCTGATATTGATTGCGAAAATCAATGAAATTCTCCAGAAAAACATACCGATTTATAAAGCAGTAATTTTGGCGGGTAAATCACGCTTCCGTGCGATATTTCTTACCACAGTAACGACTGTGATGGGATTGCTGCCTCTCATGAGCGAGCAAAGCTCCGATGCGGAGAAACTGATGCCAATGGTCATTTCGCTTGCATTTGGTCAAATTTTCTCAGCATTTGTTACTTTATTGCTGGTGCCCGTTAGTTGTGTTGTCTTAAAGAAAGTATCCGGCCAGAAGAAAATTCATAAACAGATACGTGGACTCTCAAGTTGA
- a CDS encoding fatty acid--CoA ligase, protein MTSSPLLLKQLWHTPLVNAVNQEIVYRDQLRLSYRDVYTRIGQFGAALRASCVRRGEVIAVMDHDSHRYLECYFAIPMYGAVMMTVNTKLTPAQIAYTLNHSGAAILLLHADFIPVIENIRTNLSNIKKIIVMTEGATVPQTSLQFDDEYENWLADRADDFCFADFDENMRATVFYTTGTTGAPKGVYYTHRQLVLHTLAAGMALAAPAARQRLHNEDVYMPVTPMFHVHAWGIPYIATLLGVKQVYPGRYTPDMLLKLIREERVTFSHCVPTLLRMILTAAQSSGVDLCGWKVVVGGSALPQALAKLALEMGVDCFSGYGLSETAPILTLAQLNTLDSVRESVTDDALSTLCCAGRAIPLVDLRIVDDTMHPQVHDGQGSGEIIVRAPWLTQGYLNNPEASTVLWQGGYLHTQDIGTIDQDGYLYITDRLKDVIKVAGEWVSSLELENALTLVAGVKEVAVIGVPDKRWGERPMALLVVDKALFRESVIHDQMRSLIECGSISKHALLTQFKLVEVIAKTSVGKIDKKALRAEHATVP, encoded by the coding sequence ATGACATCGTCACCATTACTATTGAAACAGCTCTGGCATACGCCATTGGTAAATGCCGTCAATCAGGAAATCGTCTACCGTGATCAACTGCGCCTGAGTTATCGCGATGTATATACGCGGATTGGTCAATTTGGCGCTGCATTGAGAGCTTCTTGTGTCCGCCGGGGAGAGGTGATCGCGGTCATGGATCATGATAGTCACCGTTATCTTGAATGCTATTTCGCGATACCGATGTATGGCGCGGTTATGATGACGGTCAACACCAAGCTGACACCGGCACAGATTGCTTATACCCTGAATCATTCGGGTGCCGCTATATTGTTGCTACATGCTGATTTCATACCGGTTATCGAAAATATCCGTACAAATTTATCTAACATAAAAAAAATTATCGTTATGACGGAGGGAGCGACAGTGCCACAAACCTCTTTGCAATTTGATGATGAATACGAAAACTGGCTAGCTGACCGGGCCGATGATTTCTGCTTTGCGGATTTTGATGAGAATATGCGGGCGACGGTTTTCTATACCACCGGTACGACCGGCGCGCCCAAAGGTGTTTACTATACACATAGGCAACTGGTGCTGCACACGCTGGCAGCTGGTATGGCGTTAGCTGCACCGGCTGCACGACAACGCCTCCATAACGAAGATGTATATATGCCGGTTACTCCGATGTTTCATGTGCATGCATGGGGCATTCCTTATATCGCTACGCTGCTAGGTGTGAAACAGGTTTATCCGGGACGTTATACACCTGACATGCTGCTGAAACTGATTCGTGAAGAGCGAGTTACTTTCTCGCATTGTGTTCCTACTTTATTAAGAATGATATTGACTGCAGCGCAATCATCCGGTGTGGATCTTTGTGGTTGGAAAGTGGTCGTTGGCGGATCCGCATTGCCGCAAGCGCTAGCTAAACTAGCACTGGAAATGGGGGTCGATTGTTTTTCCGGCTATGGTTTATCAGAAACTGCTCCTATTTTGACATTGGCACAATTAAATACCCTTGACAGTGTACGAGAGTCGGTTACGGATGACGCGCTGTCTACATTATGCTGCGCCGGGCGTGCAATACCGCTGGTGGATTTACGGATCGTCGATGACACGATGCATCCGCAGGTTCATGATGGACAAGGCAGCGGTGAAATCATCGTACGTGCACCTTGGCTGACGCAGGGTTATCTAAATAATCCTGAAGCCAGCACAGTGCTTTGGCAAGGTGGTTATTTACATACGCAGGATATCGGCACCATTGATCAGGATGGTTATTTGTACATTACTGACCGTCTGAAAGACGTCATTAAAGTTGCCGGTGAATGGGTGTCATCACTGGAATTGGAAAACGCCTTGACCTTGGTTGCAGGCGTCAAGGAAGTTGCCGTGATCGGCGTACCGGATAAGCGCTGGGGTGAGCGTCCGATGGCATTGCTGGTCGTGGATAAAGCTTTGTTTAGAGAGTCGGTTATTCATGATCAAATGCGCTCACTAATTGAGTGTGGATCGATTTCAAAACACGCGCTACTCACGCAATTTAAATTAGTTGAAGTCATAGCCAAAACCAGTGTCGGCAAAATAGATAAAAAAGCTTTGCGTGCTGAGCATGCTACTGTGCCTTAA